From one uncultured Paludibacter sp. genomic stretch:
- the mro gene encoding Aldose 1-epimerase: MKTKIFILVATAMVLLKCTYKEENKTLSGLDKSKFQTVVNGDSTNLYVLKNASGMEVCITNFGGRIVSIMTPDKTGKMIDVVLGFDSVADYINIPSDFGASIGRYANRINQGKITIDGKTIQLPQNNFGHCLHGGPKGWQYQVYKNVKQIGDSIIEMTRFSPDGDMNFPGNVEAKVTFALTKDNAIKIDFTATTDKKTVINMCNHSYFNLSGDPTKPITDDELYINADKFTPVDSTFMTTGEIASVKNTPMDFTTPKLIGKEINNYDYIQLKNGNGYDHNWVLNTAGDVNQLAAKVFSPASGVTLEVYTNEPGIQVYTGNFLDGTVKGKRGIVYNQRTGICLETQHYPDSPNKPQWPSVMLAPGQIYHSACIYKFGVQK; the protein is encoded by the coding sequence ATGAAAACCAAAATTTTTATTCTCGTAGCAACAGCAATGGTGCTTTTAAAATGTACCTATAAAGAAGAAAATAAAACTTTATCAGGATTAGACAAATCAAAATTTCAAACTGTTGTTAATGGTGACTCGACCAATCTTTATGTTTTGAAAAATGCTTCAGGAATGGAAGTATGTATTACCAATTTTGGAGGAAGAATCGTGTCAATAATGACTCCCGATAAAACGGGAAAAATGATTGATGTTGTTCTTGGATTTGATTCAGTAGCCGATTACATCAATATACCCAGTGATTTTGGAGCAAGTATCGGAAGATATGCAAATCGCATCAATCAAGGAAAAATTACCATTGATGGTAAAACGATACAGTTACCGCAAAATAATTTTGGACATTGCTTACATGGCGGACCAAAAGGATGGCAATATCAAGTGTATAAAAACGTAAAACAAATAGGCGATTCTATTATTGAAATGACCCGTTTTTCTCCCGACGGAGACATGAACTTTCCTGGAAATGTGGAAGCTAAAGTTACATTTGCACTGACTAAAGACAATGCAATAAAAATTGATTTTACAGCAACTACCGATAAGAAAACGGTAATAAATATGTGTAACCACTCTTATTTTAATCTTTCAGGCGATCCAACAAAACCTATTACAGATGATGAATTATACATTAATGCCGATAAATTTACTCCTGTGGACAGTACATTTATGACAACGGGAGAAATTGCCTCAGTAAAAAACACTCCAATGGATTTTACCACTCCAAAATTAATAGGGAAAGAGATAAACAATTATGATTATATTCAATTGAAAAATGGAAACGGATATGACCATAACTGGGTGTTGAATACAGCAGGTGATGTTAATCAATTAGCCGCTAAAGTATTTTCTCCGGCGTCAGGCGTAACTTTAGAAGTTTATACAAACGAACCCGGAATTCAAGTTTATACCGGAAATTTTCTTGACGGAACCGTAAAAGGTAAACGAGGTATTGTTTATAATCAGCGTACGGGTATTTGCCTTGAAACTCAACATTATCCTGACAGCCCTAATAAACCTCAATGGCCTTCAGTAATGTTAGCGCCTGGTCAAATATATCACAGTGCATGTATTTATAAATTTGGTGTTCAAAAATAA
- a CDS encoding conserved membrane hypothetical protein (Evidence 4 : Unknown function but conserved in other organisms) — protein MNWNSQQFIWLDWVIIAVGILVVAWAVWRAVQKDKRSQQGANSEDYLFGKGEPWYIIGAAIFAANIGSEHLVGLAGTGAKAGVGMAHWEMQGWMILILGWLFVPFYQLMNNKLGKIITMPDFLKNRYTPATGSWLSIITLVAYVLTKVSVTAFTGGIFMESLLGLPFWYGAIGLIVLTGLFTVFGGMKGVMTLSAIQTPILIIGSFLVLFLGLSVLGDGNIGHGWNAMIEYSKTLSKGADGVAYGTNHMFHFETGDPLYDDYPGFWVFIGASIIGLWYWATDQHIVQRVLGQQKGESNDVVMKRARRGTVAAGYFKLLPVFMFLIPGMIAAALASRPGSGFSLENPDTAFGSMVKFVLPAGVKGIVTIGFISALVASLAAFFNSCATLFTEDFYKPMFKNKSESTYVLVGRIATIVVVILGIIWIPVMMSLGSLYSYLQGIQSLLAPAMVAVFVMGIFFKKITPKAGEAGLIIGFLIGMARLLTNIFTNTGKNVMTGWYWESTRWFWHTNWLIFEIWLLVFIMLMMVLVSFFTPKPTAKQIEAITFTDDYKKLIRKSWNKWDVIASVGVVALCALFYWYFW, from the coding sequence ATGAATTGGAATTCACAACAGTTTATTTGGCTTGACTGGGTAATTATAGCAGTCGGTATTTTAGTGGTAGCTTGGGCTGTTTGGCGTGCGGTGCAGAAAGACAAACGTTCGCAACAAGGAGCTAATAGTGAAGATTATTTATTTGGTAAAGGAGAACCTTGGTATATTATAGGAGCGGCTATTTTTGCTGCCAACATCGGATCAGAACACCTCGTGGGACTGGCAGGTACTGGAGCAAAAGCTGGTGTGGGTATGGCGCACTGGGAAATGCAAGGTTGGATGATACTTATTCTGGGTTGGCTTTTTGTGCCTTTTTATCAACTTATGAATAACAAATTGGGCAAAATCATTACTATGCCCGACTTTTTGAAAAATCGATACACACCGGCTACGGGTTCGTGGTTATCTATCATTACACTTGTTGCTTACGTTCTTACCAAGGTGAGTGTAACAGCTTTTACCGGAGGTATTTTTATGGAAAGTCTTCTCGGTTTACCTTTCTGGTATGGAGCTATCGGTTTAATTGTTTTAACAGGTTTATTTACTGTTTTTGGTGGAATGAAAGGAGTGATGACACTATCTGCCATTCAAACTCCAATTCTTATAATAGGTTCTTTTCTTGTACTTTTCTTAGGGTTATCAGTACTTGGAGATGGTAATATCGGACATGGTTGGAATGCTATGATCGAATATTCTAAAACACTAAGTAAGGGAGCAGACGGTGTCGCTTATGGTACAAACCACATGTTCCATTTTGAGACTGGTGATCCTCTGTATGACGACTATCCTGGTTTTTGGGTGTTTATTGGAGCGTCGATTATTGGTTTATGGTATTGGGCTACCGACCAGCACATAGTACAACGTGTGCTTGGACAACAAAAAGGTGAATCTAACGATGTTGTGATGAAACGTGCAAGAAGAGGGACTGTTGCAGCAGGTTATTTCAAATTACTTCCTGTATTTATGTTTTTGATACCAGGTATGATTGCAGCAGCATTGGCATCACGTCCGGGCAGTGGTTTTTCATTAGAAAATCCAGATACCGCTTTCGGGTCAATGGTTAAATTTGTATTGCCTGCAGGTGTGAAAGGAATTGTAACCATTGGTTTCATATCGGCACTCGTTGCTTCTTTGGCAGCATTCTTCAACTCTTGTGCTACACTATTTACAGAAGACTTTTATAAGCCAATGTTCAAAAATAAAAGCGAATCAACTTATGTTTTGGTAGGAAGAATAGCTACGATTGTTGTTGTTATTTTAGGTATTATATGGATTCCGGTAATGATGAGTTTGGGTAGTCTTTACTCATATTTACAAGGAATTCAATCATTACTTGCTCCTGCAATGGTAGCCGTATTTGTTATGGGTATATTTTTCAAAAAAATAACTCCGAAGGCTGGTGAAGCCGGTTTAATAATCGGTTTTCTTATAGGAATGGCCAGGTTGTTAACTAATATTTTTACAAATACCGGTAAAAATGTAATGACGGGATGGTATTGGGAATCTACTCGCTGGTTTTGGCATACGAATTGGCTTATTTTTGAAATATGGTTACTTGTTTTTATTATGTTGATGATGGTTCTTGTTTCTTTTTTTACTCCAAAACCCACGGCTAAACAAATAGAAGCCATTACGTTTACTGATGATTATAAGAAGCTTATTCGTAAAAGTTGGAACAAGTGGGATGTCATAGCATCGGTTGGTGTTGTTGCGTTGTGTGCCTTATTTTATTGGTATTTTTGGTAA
- the araB gene encoding L-ribulokinase (Evidence 2a : Function from experimental evidences in other organisms; PubMedId : 189315, 357433; Product type e : enzyme) codes for MKYVIGLDYGSDSARAVIVNAETGEELASSVKYYPRWMEGKYCIPSENQYRQHPQDYIDVLEFTVKDALSKCPAGTAENVVGMAFDTTGSTPVFTDENGTPLALLPEFVENPNAMFVLWKDHTAIKEANEINELSRKWDIDYTSYEGGIYSSEWFWAKALHVLRSDEKIRKAAYSIVEHCDWLPGLLVGKTKPEEIYRSRCASGHKAMWLEEWGGLPSEEFLTALDPFLAGYRDRLFSETCAADTKTGNLTEEWAKRLGLTTNVAVAAGAFDAHMGAVGAEIKPGALVRIIGTSTCDIMVSDYHTMGEKLIPGICGQVDGSVIPGMVGLEAGQSAFGDIYAWFKRVVAWPVENILTKSTLIDEDTKQKLIDETTDEIIPVLSEEAMKIPVSESTILATDWMNGRRTPDANQMLKGTITGLTLASSAPLIFRALVEATAYGSKAIVDRFIENGVEIKEVIGIGGIALKSPFVMQVMADVLGMPIKVAKADQACAFGASMFASVAAGVYKKVEDAQKSMGMGFASEYYPNMENHKLYSDLYKKYTAIGKFTEENLFK; via the coding sequence ATCGGTAAAATATTATCCACGCTGGATGGAAGGAAAATATTGTATTCCTTCCGAAAATCAATATCGTCAACATCCGCAGGATTATATTGATGTATTGGAATTTACTGTAAAAGATGCGTTGTCAAAATGTCCCGCCGGAACTGCTGAAAATGTTGTAGGAATGGCATTTGATACTACTGGGAGTACACCTGTTTTTACAGATGAAAATGGAACTCCGCTAGCGCTTTTACCCGAATTTGTCGAAAATCCAAACGCTATGTTTGTGCTTTGGAAAGATCATACCGCCATTAAAGAAGCAAATGAAATCAACGAACTTTCACGCAAATGGGATATTGATTACACTTCTTACGAAGGTGGAATTTACTCTTCAGAATGGTTTTGGGCAAAAGCATTGCACGTGCTTCGTTCAGACGAAAAAATACGCAAAGCCGCATATTCCATTGTAGAACATTGTGATTGGCTTCCGGGACTTTTGGTTGGTAAAACCAAGCCCGAAGAAATTTACCGCAGTCGTTGTGCTTCAGGGCACAAAGCAATGTGGCTCGAAGAATGGGGGGGGCTTCCATCGGAAGAATTCTTAACCGCTCTCGATCCGTTTCTTGCAGGATATAGAGACAGACTTTTTTCGGAAACTTGCGCAGCAGATACTAAAACAGGGAATCTGACAGAAGAATGGGCAAAAAGATTAGGACTTACTACCAATGTTGCAGTTGCTGCGGGCGCTTTCGATGCACATATGGGAGCCGTTGGAGCTGAAATTAAACCGGGAGCGTTGGTTCGAATCATCGGAACTTCTACTTGCGATATTATGGTTTCTGACTATCATACAATGGGTGAAAAGTTAATCCCCGGCATTTGTGGTCAAGTTGATGGCTCTGTAATACCAGGAATGGTTGGACTGGAAGCAGGACAATCCGCTTTTGGCGATATTTATGCTTGGTTTAAACGTGTTGTTGCTTGGCCTGTGGAAAATATTCTTACAAAATCAACTTTAATAGATGAAGATACAAAGCAAAAATTGATTGACGAGACGACAGATGAAATCATTCCTGTTTTATCCGAAGAAGCAATGAAAATTCCGGTTTCTGAATCAACTATTTTAGCAACGGATTGGATGAACGGACGACGCACTCCTGATGCAAATCAAATGCTGAAAGGAACAATCACCGGTTTAACATTGGCAAGTTCTGCTCCGCTTATTTTCCGTGCTTTGGTGGAAGCTACAGCATACGGTTCAAAAGCTATAGTTGATAGATTTATTGAAAACGGCGTGGAAATAAAAGAGGTAATCGGTATTGGTGGAATTGCTTTAAAATCGCCTTTTGTAATGCAAGTAATGGCAGATGTTCTTGGAATGCCTATCAAAGTAGCAAAAGCAGATCAGGCATGTGCATTTGGCGCTTCTATGTTTGCTTCTGTTGCCGCAGGAGTTTATAAAAAAGTGGAAGATGCTCAAAAATCGATGGGAATGGGATTTGCGTCTGAGTATTATCCAAATATGGAAAATCATAAATTATATTCTGATTTGTATAAAAAATATACAGCAATCGGAAAATTTACGGAAGAAAATTTGTTTAAATAA